The following DNA comes from Candidatus Methylomirabilis sp..
AGCGGACGCTGGGCTACCGGCACTCGGACGAGGTGATCCACCGGGACAACCTGGTGATCCTGAATGGGGGGCGGCGGTGAGCCTGGTTCTCGAGGTGGCGCGGGCTGCCAAGGAGGCGGCCGCGGCCCTGGCGACCCTCCCCACCGGGGTGAAGAACGCGGCGCTCCTCGGCATGGCGGCCGCGGTGCGCCGGGCGGAGGGGACGCTCCTCGGGGTGAACGCCGCCGAGGTGGCGCGCGCGCGAGCCGCCGGCCAGCCGGCCGCCTTCCTGGACCGCCTGACCCTGACGGCGGGCCGGGTCCGGGCGATGGCGGACGGCCTGGAGGCGGTGGCCGCCCTCCCGGACCCGGTGGGGGAGATCACCGGCATGTGGCGGCGGCCGAACGGCCTCTTGGTGGGGCGGATGCGGGTCCCCCTCGGGGTCATCGGCGTGATCTACGAGTCGCGGCCCAACGTGACGGCGGACGTGGCCGGCCTGTGCCTCAAGGCCGGCAACGCCGTCGTCCTGCGGGGCGGGTCGGAGGCCCTCCAGACGAACGGGGCGTTAGCCGCCCTCCTGGGGGAGGCGGCGGCGGCCGCGGGGGTGCCCAAGGGGGCCGTGGGGTTCATCGCTTCCCCCGACCGGGCCGCGGTGGCCGAGATGGCGCGGCTCCCCCGCTACATCGACTGCCTCATCCCGCGGGGCGGGGAGGACCTCATCCGGGCGGTGAAAGACCAGGCGACCGTGCCGGTGATGGCCCACGAGAAAGGGCTCTGCCACACCTATGTGGATCGGGCGGCGGCGTTGGCCATGGCGGCGGAGGTGGCCTTCAACGCCAAGGTGGAGCGCCCGGGGGTCTGCAACGCGATGGAGACCCTCCTGGTGCACGAGGCGGTGGCGCCCGCCTTCCTCCCGCCGCTCGTGGCGCGCCTGCAGGCGGCGGGGGTCGAGGTGCGAGGCTGCCCCCGCACGCTCGCCCTGGTGCCCGGGGTGGCTCCGGCCAGCGAGGCCGACTGGGACACCGAGTACCTGGACCTGATCCTGGCGGTCCGCGTCGTGGCCTCCTACGAGGAGGCGGCGGCCCACATCCGCCGGCACGGCTCCGGGCTGGCGGAGGCGATCGTGACCGCCGACCACGCCACGGCCATGCGATTCCTCCGGGAGGTGGACGCCGGGGCCGTGTTCGTGAACGCCTCGACCCGCTTCACGGATGGGGCCGAGTTCGGGCTGGGGGCCGAGATGGGGATCAGCACCCAGAAGCTCCATGCCCGAGGGCCCGTGGGGCTGCAGGAGCTGACCTGCACCAAGTTCATCGTCCTGGGCGAGGGCCAGGTCCGCCAGTCCGCGAGGTGAGGGACGGATGCGCATCGGCGTGATGGGCGGGACCTTCGACCCGATCCACCTGGGGCACCTGCGCGCGGCGGAGGAGATCTCCCTGGCCTTCGGGCTGGACTGGATCATCTTTGTCCCGGCCGCCCGGCCGCCCCACAAGGACGCCGGAGACGTGGCGGCCCCCATCCACCGCTACGAGATGGTCTCCCTGGCCACCGTGTTCACCCCGTACTTTACCGTCTCTCCGATCGAGCTCAACCGGCCGGGGACCTCCTACTCGGTGGACACGGTGCGGGAACTCCTGCGGTTGTATGGGAAGGAGACCCAGCTCTACTTCATCATGGGGGTGGACGCCTTCCTGGAGCTGAGCGACTGGAAGGAGGCCCGGGAGCTGCTGCGCTTGGCCCAGGTCATCGTCACCGCGCGGCCGGGGTGGCGCCTGGATGAGGTGGAGCGGACGCTGACGCCCGCCCAGCAGGCGGCCCTGGGCCACCCCACCTTCAAGTACCTCCGCATCTCGGAGGTGGGGCCCGAGCTCGCCCGCAATGCGCCCGTCCCGGCCCTGGTGCTGCTGGTCGAGCTGGTCTCCCTGGACATCTCCTCCCGGGAGATCCGGCAGCTGGTGGAGGAGGGGCGGAGCGTCCGGTTCCTGGTCCCCGACACGGTGGCGGCCTACATGCAGAAGAACCGCTTGTATCAGAAGCGACCCACCCCCCCGGGCGGCGGGCGAAAGGAGGATACCCCCCATCGAGGCTGAGCTGCTGGTGCGGCTGGCCGCCGAGGCCGCCGCCGAGGTGAAGCCGGACTCGGTGGTGCGTCTGGACCTGCGCGGCCTCTGCTCCTTCACGGACTTTTTCCTCATCGTGAGCGCGGGGAGCCACAAGCAGGTCCAGGCCATCGCCGACAAGATCGCGGAGCGGCTGCGCAGTGCCTCGGCGCGACCGCTGCACATCGAGGGATACGCGGAAGCGCGGTGGATTTTGCTTGACTACAATGAGTGCATCATCCATATTTTCGAGGAAACTACGCGCCAATACTACGATCTCGAGAGGCTGTGGGGCGACGCGCCGCGAAGCGTGCTCGTCGTCCCGGACCGGGGTCGGACGGACCGATGGGGGGTGGACGGGTAGGCTTTGAGGCCATCGTCGCCGAGGCCCCGGAGATGCGGGCCGCCTTGCGGCTGGCGGCTCAGGTGGCGCCCAGTGACGCCACCGTTTTAATTCTGGGGGAGAGTGGGACCGGCAAGGAGCTGATCGCGCGCGCGATCCACGAGGAGAGCAAGCGGCGCGAGGGGCCCTTCGTCAAGGTCGACTGCACGGCCCTTCCGGAGGGCCTGCTGGAGAGCGAGCTCTTCGGGCACGAGAAGGGCGCGTTCACCGACGCCGTCGCCGAGAAGCCGGGGCGGTTCGAGTTGGCCCACGGCGGGACCCTGTTCCTGGACGAGGTGGCGGAGCTGCCGCAGAGCCTGCAGGCGAAGCTGCTGCGGGTCCTCCAGGAGCGGGCCTTCGAGCGGGTGGGCGGGAACCGGACCATCTCGGTGGACGTGCGGATCCTGGCGGCCACCAATCGGGACCTGGCGAAGGCGCTGAAGGCCAGCCAGTTCCGCGAGGATCTCTACTACCGGTTGAACGTGGTCCCGGTGGTGGTCCCGCCCCTCCGGAGGCGCCCCGAGGACATCCTCCCGCTCGCCGCCCACTTCCTCCAGCACTTCGGGGCCCGGTACGGCAAGGCCGTGCCGGGGTTGAGCCCAGAGGCCGCGACGCTGCTCCGGCGCCACCCCTGGCCGGGGAACGTGCGGGAGCTGGAGCACGTGATCGAGCGGGCGGTCATCCTCTGGGAGCGGGGACCGATCAGGCCGGAGGAGCTGACGGTGGATCTGATGGCGGTGGCCAGCGACGGCGTGCCCGACCAGGAGCTCCTGACCCTGGAGGAGCTGGAGCGGGAGTACATCCGCCGGGTGCTGCGCCGGGTCCGGGGGCACAAGAGCCGTGCCGCCCGCATCCTCGGGATCAACCGCAAGACCCTGCTGGAGAAGCGCAAGCGCTACGGGCTTGAGTAGCTCCTCCGCTCCGGCCCGCCGGGGCCGGTCCGCGGACCGGCCGGGCAAGGAGGCCGAGGTGAAGGCGACGAAGCTGAAAGAGCTGCAGCGGCGGCTCGAGGAGAAACGCAAGGAGCTGTTGAGCGGTGTCCGGACCCGCAGTGCCACCAGCCTCCAGGCGGGGGACGACGGGATCCAGGACATCGCCGACCAGGCAACCTCCGCCTACACGAAGGAATTCCTCCTCTCCCTGGGGGACGCGGAACGCCGTCTCCTCAGGCAGGTGGACGCGGCCCTGGGCAAGATGCGGCAGAACACCTACGGGCTCTGCGAGAAGTGCGAGGCGGAGATCAGCGAGAAGCGCCTGGAGGCCCTCCCCTTCGCCACCTACTGCATCGCCTGCCAGGAGGAGGAGGAAGAGAGCCGCTAACCCCAGGTCTGGCCTGGCGGGCTCCCCGCCGGCCGGCCCTGCCCGCCTGGCGGTGCGGCAAAAGCCGCCCGCGCCCCACCCGGCCCCGGACTCTGCCGGGGCCTCCTTCCCCGGGGTGATCGCCGTGACCGTCCGCGACCTGTGGGAGGCCTGTCTCCGCCTGCTCTTCCCGGTGCCGTGCCTCCTCTGCGCCGGGCCGCTCGGGGCGGGCGCCGCCGCCCAGGTCTGCGGTCCCTGCTGGGCCAGCCTCCCGCGCCTGCCGGAGAACGGGTGCGCCACCTGCGGGCGGCCGCTCGGGGGTGCCGGGGGCGTCCCGGACGCCCCGGGGGATTCGCCGCTGCGGTGCGGGGCTTGCCAGCGGCGGCAGCCCCCGTACGAACTGGCCCGGGCCGTCCTCCCCTACCGCGACGCGGGTCCGGTCCGAGCGCTCCTGCTGGCCCTCAAGCACGGCCGCCGGCGGGCGCTCGCGGTCCCGCTGGCCCGCCTCATGCACGCGGCGGCAGCCGGACGGCTCGACCTGACGGCCTTCGACGCCCTCGTGCCGGTCCCGCTGCACTGGCGGCGTCGCCGGGAGCGCGGGTTCAACCAGGCGGCCGCGCTGGCCGAGGGCCTGGGCCGGGCGGCGGGTCGCCCCGTCCTGCGCCGCGGCCTGGTCCGAGCCCGGCCGACCCCGCCCCAGAGCGGCGATCGCATGGCCCGCCGGCGCAATGTCCGGGGCGCCTTCGCCGTCCGGGGCACTCCCCGCGGGATCCGGGCGAAGCGCCTGCTCCTCATCGACGACGTCTTCACCACCGGGGCCACCGCCGAGGAGTGTGCCCGGGTGCTCCGCCGGGCCGGCGCCGCCGCGGTGGGGGTGTACACCCTGGCCCGTGTGGCCTGAGAGCGGGAGGGGGACGAACGGATGGAGACCCCAAAGCGGGTCCTGGTGGTCGAGGAGGCGGAGGCCTACCGGCAGATCATCGGCGAGCTGCTCCGGGCAGCGGGGTACGACGTCGTGGAGGAGGCGGGGGCGGCGGCCGCCCAGCGGCAGCTGGAGGCGGGGCCGCCCTTCGACCTCCTCGTCCTGGATCTGCAGATGCACGGTGCCGAAGCGAACGGCCTCTACGCCTGGCTGAAAGCCCGGCCCCTCGAGGGGCGCCCCCCCATCCTGGCCGTCACGATCGCTGCGGAGACCCGCCGGGTCCTCGACCGCCTCCGGGGCCTGCAGGTGGTGGGGATCCAGGACAAGCGGCTGGTGTGGGACCAGCTCGTCTACCGGGTCGGCGGGATCCTGTACCCGAAGCGGGCCGATCAGCGCGCGTTCCTGCGGGCCCCTGCGGGGGTCCCGGTCAACGTCCGGGCGGCCGAGCGGCGCCTTCAGGCGGTCATCGCCAACATCAGCGCCACCGGCATGTTCCTCGCCACGCCGGAGGCCCTGGAGGCGGGCGAACTGCTGCACCTCCAGTTCATCCTCCCCGGCCTGCCGCATCTCTTTGAGGTCGCCGGGCGGGTCGTCTGGCGCCGGGAGGCGACGGAGGGGGAGGAG
Coding sequences within:
- a CDS encoding glutamate-5-semialdehyde dehydrogenase, producing MSLVLEVARAAKEAAAALATLPTGVKNAALLGMAAAVRRAEGTLLGVNAAEVARARAAGQPAAFLDRLTLTAGRVRAMADGLEAVAALPDPVGEITGMWRRPNGLLVGRMRVPLGVIGVIYESRPNVTADVAGLCLKAGNAVVLRGGSEALQTNGALAALLGEAAAAAGVPKGAVGFIASPDRAAVAEMARLPRYIDCLIPRGGEDLIRAVKDQATVPVMAHEKGLCHTYVDRAAALAMAAEVAFNAKVERPGVCNAMETLLVHEAVAPAFLPPLVARLQAAGVEVRGCPRTLALVPGVAPASEADWDTEYLDLILAVRVVASYEEAAAHIRRHGSGLAEAIVTADHATAMRFLREVDAGAVFVNASTRFTDGAEFGLGAEMGISTQKLHARGPVGLQELTCTKFIVLGEGQVRQSAR
- the nadD gene encoding nicotinate-nucleotide adenylyltransferase translates to MRIGVMGGTFDPIHLGHLRAAEEISLAFGLDWIIFVPAARPPHKDAGDVAAPIHRYEMVSLATVFTPYFTVSPIELNRPGTSYSVDTVRELLRLYGKETQLYFIMGVDAFLELSDWKEARELLRLAQVIVTARPGWRLDEVERTLTPAQQAALGHPTFKYLRISEVGPELARNAPVPALVLLVELVSLDISSREIRQLVEEGRSVRFLVPDTVAAYMQKNRLYQKRPTPPGGGRKEDTPHRG
- the rsfS gene encoding ribosome silencing factor, with amino-acid sequence MRLAAEAAAEVKPDSVVRLDLRGLCSFTDFFLIVSAGSHKQVQAIADKIAERLRSASARPLHIEGYAEARWILLDYNECIIHIFEETTRQYYDLERLWGDAPRSVLVVPDRGRTDRWGVDG
- a CDS encoding sigma 54-interacting transcriptional regulator, with the protein product MGGGRVGFEAIVAEAPEMRAALRLAAQVAPSDATVLILGESGTGKELIARAIHEESKRREGPFVKVDCTALPEGLLESELFGHEKGAFTDAVAEKPGRFELAHGGTLFLDEVAELPQSLQAKLLRVLQERAFERVGGNRTISVDVRILAATNRDLAKALKASQFREDLYYRLNVVPVVVPPLRRRPEDILPLAAHFLQHFGARYGKAVPGLSPEAATLLRRHPWPGNVRELEHVIERAVILWERGPIRPEELTVDLMAVASDGVPDQELLTLEELEREYIRRVLRRVRGHKSRAARILGINRKTLLEKRKRYGLE
- a CDS encoding TraR/DksA family transcriptional regulator, whose amino-acid sequence is MKATKLKELQRRLEEKRKELLSGVRTRSATSLQAGDDGIQDIADQATSAYTKEFLLSLGDAERRLLRQVDAALGKMRQNTYGLCEKCEAEISEKRLEALPFATYCIACQEEEEESR
- a CDS encoding ComF family protein, translated to MRQKPPAPHPAPDSAGASFPGVIAVTVRDLWEACLRLLFPVPCLLCAGPLGAGAAAQVCGPCWASLPRLPENGCATCGRPLGGAGGVPDAPGDSPLRCGACQRRQPPYELARAVLPYRDAGPVRALLLALKHGRRRALAVPLARLMHAAAAGRLDLTAFDALVPVPLHWRRRRERGFNQAAALAEGLGRAAGRPVLRRGLVRARPTPPQSGDRMARRRNVRGAFAVRGTPRGIRAKRLLLIDDVFTTGATAEECARVLRRAGAAAVGVYTLARVA
- a CDS encoding PilZ domain-containing protein: METPKRVLVVEEAEAYRQIIGELLRAAGYDVVEEAGAAAAQRQLEAGPPFDLLVLDLQMHGAEANGLYAWLKARPLEGRPPILAVTIAAETRRVLDRLRGLQVVGIQDKRLVWDQLVYRVGGILYPKRADQRAFLRAPAGVPVNVRAAERRLQAVIANISATGMFLATPEALEAGELLHLQFILPGLPHLFEVAGRVVWRREATEGEEGGVGIRFEDLAEEAQAQIGSYVRAELFRLGPATGRAEPGREGPGG